One Pelodiscus sinensis isolate JC-2024 chromosome 25, ASM4963464v1, whole genome shotgun sequence DNA window includes the following coding sequences:
- the GALE gene encoding UDP-glucose 4-epimerase isoform X3, with product MWELGQSGKCKPRRQSNSMPGSRAREKNRQEHTEIILRAILNFRFFTNFNVKLHDTHEVRMAEKILVTGGAGYIGSHCVLELVEAGYIPVVIDNFHNAIRGGDALPESLQRVQEIVGKKILFQELDILDEVALQTLFQKHHFSAVVHFAGLKAVGESVEKPLMYYKVNLMGTIRLLETMKAHGVRNIVFSSSATVYGDPAYLPLDENHPVGGCTNPYGKSKYFIEEMIRDLCKAEKGWNAVLLRYFNPIGAHESGRIGEDPQGIPNNLMPYVAQVAVGRREHLSVFGDDYKTADGTGVRDYIHVVDLAKGHIAALKKLKENCGCKVKYKITARREGDIAACYADPSLAEQELGWKAAFGLDKMCEDLWRWQVQNPTGFSNN from the exons ATGTGGGAACTTGGACAGTCTGGAAAATGTAAACCAAGAAGACAATCAAATAGCATGCCAGGGAGTCGGGCCAGAGAGAAAAACAGACAGGAGCACACTGAAATAATCCTTCGTGCCATTCTAAACTTCAGGTTCTTTACAAACTTTAACGTTAAGCTTCATGACACCCATGAG GTGAGGATGGCAGAGAAGATTCTTGTGACAGGTGGGGCTGGGTACATTGGCAGTCACTGTGTGCTGGAGCTGGTGGAAGCCGGCTACATCCCTGTGGTGATTGACAACTTCCACAATGCCATCCGAG GGGGAGATGCTCTTCCCGAAAGCTTGCAGCGCGTGCAGGAGATTGTGGGCAAGAAGATTCTTTTCCAGGAGTTGGATATCCTCGATGAGGTGGCCCTGCAGACCCTCTTTCAGAAG cACCATTTTTCGGCTGTGGTGCATTTTGCAGGGCTGAAGGCTGTTGGGGAGTCTGTTGAGAAGCCTTTGATGTATTACAAGGTGAACCTTATGGGGACCATTCGGCTGCTGGAG ACAATGAAAGCACATGGGGTGAGGAACATCGTATTCAGCAGCTCAGCCACAGTGTACGGAGACCCTGCTTACCTCCCGCTGGATGAGAACCACCCGGTTGGGGGCTGCACCAACCCCTACGGCAAATCCAAGTACTTCATTGAGGAGATGATACGAGATCTGTGCAAGGCCGAGAAG GGTTGGAATGCTGTTCTCCTCCGCTATTTCAATCCCATTGGAGCCCATGAGTCAGGAAGAATCGGAGAAGATCCCCAAGGAATCCCCAACAACCTGATGCCCTACGTTGCTCAA GTAGCAGTGGGGCGCCGGGAGCACCTGAGCGTGTTTGGGGATGATTATAAGACGGCCGATGGAACAG GTGTCCGGGATTATATCCATGTTGTGGATCTAGCCAAAGGTCACATTGCTGCTTTGAAGAAACTGAAGGAAAATTGTGGCTGCAAG GTAAAGTACAAGATCACTGCACGGCGGGAGGGGGACATCGCTGCCTGCTACGCCGAtcccagcctggctgagcaggagctgggctggaaaGCTGCCTTTGGGCTGGATAAGATGT GTGAAGATTTGTGGCGGTGGCAGGTGCAGAATCCCACTGGCTTCAGCAACAACTAG
- the GALE gene encoding UDP-glucose 4-epimerase isoform X1: MWELGQSGKCKPRRQSNSMPGSRAREKNRQEHTEIILRAILNFRFFTNFNVKLHDTHEVRMAEKILVTGGAGYIGSHCVLELVEAGYIPVVIDNFHNAIRGGDALPESLQRVQEIVGKKILFQELDILDEVALQTLFQKHHFSAVVHFAGLKAVGESVEKPLMYYKVNLMGTIRLLETMKAHGVRNIVFSSSATVYGDPAYLPLDENHPVGGCTNPYGKSKYFIEEMIRDLCKAEKGWNAVLLRYFNPIGAHESGRIGEDPQGIPNNLMPYVAQVAVGRREHLSVFGDDYKTADGTGVRDYIHVVDLAKGHIAALKKLKENCGCKIYNLGTGTGYSVLQMVKAMEKVSGREVKYKITARREGDIAACYADPSLAEQELGWKAAFGLDKMCEDLWRWQVQNPTGFSNN; encoded by the exons ATGTGGGAACTTGGACAGTCTGGAAAATGTAAACCAAGAAGACAATCAAATAGCATGCCAGGGAGTCGGGCCAGAGAGAAAAACAGACAGGAGCACACTGAAATAATCCTTCGTGCCATTCTAAACTTCAGGTTCTTTACAAACTTTAACGTTAAGCTTCATGACACCCATGAG GTGAGGATGGCAGAGAAGATTCTTGTGACAGGTGGGGCTGGGTACATTGGCAGTCACTGTGTGCTGGAGCTGGTGGAAGCCGGCTACATCCCTGTGGTGATTGACAACTTCCACAATGCCATCCGAG GGGGAGATGCTCTTCCCGAAAGCTTGCAGCGCGTGCAGGAGATTGTGGGCAAGAAGATTCTTTTCCAGGAGTTGGATATCCTCGATGAGGTGGCCCTGCAGACCCTCTTTCAGAAG cACCATTTTTCGGCTGTGGTGCATTTTGCAGGGCTGAAGGCTGTTGGGGAGTCTGTTGAGAAGCCTTTGATGTATTACAAGGTGAACCTTATGGGGACCATTCGGCTGCTGGAG ACAATGAAAGCACATGGGGTGAGGAACATCGTATTCAGCAGCTCAGCCACAGTGTACGGAGACCCTGCTTACCTCCCGCTGGATGAGAACCACCCGGTTGGGGGCTGCACCAACCCCTACGGCAAATCCAAGTACTTCATTGAGGAGATGATACGAGATCTGTGCAAGGCCGAGAAG GGTTGGAATGCTGTTCTCCTCCGCTATTTCAATCCCATTGGAGCCCATGAGTCAGGAAGAATCGGAGAAGATCCCCAAGGAATCCCCAACAACCTGATGCCCTACGTTGCTCAA GTAGCAGTGGGGCGCCGGGAGCACCTGAGCGTGTTTGGGGATGATTATAAGACGGCCGATGGAACAG GTGTCCGGGATTATATCCATGTTGTGGATCTAGCCAAAGGTCACATTGCTGCTTTGAAGAAACTGAAGGAAAATTGTGGCTGCAAG ATCTACAACCTGGGTACAGGCACTGGCTACTCTGTCCTGCAAATGGTCAAAGCCATGGAGAAGGTGTCGGGAAGAGAG GTAAAGTACAAGATCACTGCACGGCGGGAGGGGGACATCGCTGCCTGCTACGCCGAtcccagcctggctgagcaggagctgggctggaaaGCTGCCTTTGGGCTGGATAAGATGT GTGAAGATTTGTGGCGGTGGCAGGTGCAGAATCCCACTGGCTTCAGCAACAACTAG
- the LYPLA2 gene encoding acyl-protein thioesterase 2 isoform X2 has product MPAVTSGLLTRAGGSSGRGRQESVGAGERERGASCWSPFQCMCGNNMSVPLLADAVTVSGAERETAAVIFLHGLGDTGHSWADALSSIRLPYVKYICPHAPRIPVTLNMKMVMPSWFDLMGLSPDAPEDEAGIKKAAENIKAIIEHEIKNGIPAKRIVLGGFSQGGALSLYTALTSQHQLAGIVALSCWLPLHKAFPQAASNGVNKDIAILQCHGEMDPMIPVRFGALTAEKLKSVVAPSKVQFRTYPGVMHSSCPQEMMAVKEFIEKLLPRI; this is encoded by the exons ATGCCTGCCGTCACTTCCGGGTTACTGACCCGGGCCGGCGGAAGTTCCGgtcgggggaggcaggagagtgTGGGAGCCGGGGAGCGCGAGAGAG GTGCCAGCTGTTGGAGTCCCTTTCAGTGTATGTGTGGTAACAATATGTCTGTCCCCCTCCTTGCTGATGCGGTGACTGTTTCAGGGGCAGAACGGGAGACTGCAGCG GTCATTTTTTTACATGGGCTCGGAGACACAGG GCACAGCTGGGCTGATGCACTCTCCTCCATCCGACTCCCATACGTGAAATACATCTGCCCTCATGC gccCAGGATCCCTGTAACCCTCAACATGAAGATGGTCATGCCCTCCTG GTTTGATCTGATGGGGTTGAGTCCAGACGCGCCTGAGGACGAAGCTGGAATCAAGAAAGCAGCTGAAAACA TTAAAGCAATTATCGAGCATGAGATCAAGAACGGCATCCCAGCCAAGCGCATCGTCCTCGGGGGCTTCTCGCAG GGCGGTGCCCTATCGCTATATACGGCGCTcacctcccagcaccagctggcTGGCATCGtggctctcagctgctggctcccGCTGCACAAGGCCTTCCCTCAG GCAGCAAGCAATGGTGTGAACAAGGATATCGCCATCCTGCAGTGTCATGGGGAGATGGACCCCATGATCCCTGTCCGCTTTGGAGCCCTCACTGCCGAGAAGCTGAAATCTGTCGTCGCCCCTAGCAAGGTTCAGTTCAGAACCTACCCTGGAGTGATGCACAGCTCCTGCCCGCAG GAGATGATGGCGGTGAAGGAATTCATtgagaagctgctgccccggATTTAA
- the HMGCL gene encoding hydroxymethylglutaryl-CoA lyase, mitochondrial codes for MTRGTRSHERPKMVAAKRALPWLAASLRPISCTAAGSLPKQVKIVEVGPRDGLQNEKNIVPTQVKISLINMLSETGLPVIETTSFVSPRWVPQMADHTEVLQGIQRFPGVGYPVLTPNLKGFQTAVAAGAKEVSVFGAASELFTKKNINCSIEESLQRFGEVVHAAGAASIPVRGYVSCVLGCPYEGKIAPAKVAEVSKKMYSMGCYEISLGDTIGVGTPGSMKEMLSAVVKEIPIGALAVHCHDTYGQALANILVALQMGVSVVDSSVAGLGGCPYAQGASGNVATEDVVYMLHGLGVHTGVDLQKLMEAGMFICKALNRRTSSKVAQASCKL; via the exons ATCAGCTGTACAGCAGCTGGCTCCCTTCCTAAACAAGTGAAAATAGTTGAAGTTGGCCCCAGAGATGGACTGCAGAATGAAAAA AATATCGTTCCTACACAGGTGAAAATCAGCTTAATTAATATGCTGTCTGAAACAGGACTCCCGGTCATAGAGACTACCAGCTTTGTGTCTCCCAGATGGGTTCCTCAG ATGGCTGATCACACAGAAGTCTTGCAGGGAATTCAGAGATTTCCTGGTGTTGGCTACCCAGTACTGACACCTAATCTTAAAGGATTTCAAACAGCG GTGGCAGCGGGGGCCAAAGAGGTGTCTGTCTTTGGAGCAGCCTCTGAGCTCTTCACGAAGAAGAACATTAACTGCTCCATAGAGGAGAGTTTGCAGAGGTTTGGTGAAGTGGTGCATGCGGCAGGAGCGGCCAGTATTCCAGTCAGAGG GTATGTCTCTTGTGTTCTTGGCTGTCCCTATGAAGGAAAAATTGCACCTGCTAAAGTGGCAGAA GTATCCAAGAAGATGTATTCAATGGGATGCTACGAGATTTCTCTGGGTGACACCATTGGCGTTGGGACCCCTGGGAGCATGAAGGAAATGCTCTCTGCTGTTGTGAAAGAGATACCCATTGGGGCCCTTGCTGTACACTGCCATGATACTTACGGGCAGGCTCTTGCCAACATTTTAGTAGCACTTCAG ATGGGTGTGAGCGTGGTCGATTCCTCAGTTGCTGGTCTTGGAGGCTGCCCCTACGCACAAGGAGCATCGGGAAATGTAGCTACAGAAGATGTGGTGTACATGCTGCATGGCCTTGGGGTTCATACT GGAGTGGATCTACAGAAGCTGATGGAGGCAGGTATGTTTATCTGCAAAGCACTGAACAGAAGAACCAGTTCAAAAGTGGCCCAGGCTTCCTGCAAACTGTGA
- the GALE gene encoding UDP-glucose 4-epimerase isoform X2: protein MGKRLRVSASRGGASYLKGAAPRARASARAETAAVRMAEKILVTGGAGYIGSHCVLELVEAGYIPVVIDNFHNAIRGGDALPESLQRVQEIVGKKILFQELDILDEVALQTLFQKHHFSAVVHFAGLKAVGESVEKPLMYYKVNLMGTIRLLETMKAHGVRNIVFSSSATVYGDPAYLPLDENHPVGGCTNPYGKSKYFIEEMIRDLCKAEKGWNAVLLRYFNPIGAHESGRIGEDPQGIPNNLMPYVAQVAVGRREHLSVFGDDYKTADGTGVRDYIHVVDLAKGHIAALKKLKENCGCKIYNLGTGTGYSVLQMVKAMEKVSGREVKYKITARREGDIAACYADPSLAEQELGWKAAFGLDKMCEDLWRWQVQNPTGFSNN, encoded by the exons ATGGGGAAGCGGCTGCGTGTCTCTGCGTCCCGGGGCGGGGCTTCTTATCTTAAAGGCGCCGCGCCGCGAGCGCGAGCGTCAGCACGAGCCGAGACCGCGGCG GTGAGGATGGCAGAGAAGATTCTTGTGACAGGTGGGGCTGGGTACATTGGCAGTCACTGTGTGCTGGAGCTGGTGGAAGCCGGCTACATCCCTGTGGTGATTGACAACTTCCACAATGCCATCCGAG GGGGAGATGCTCTTCCCGAAAGCTTGCAGCGCGTGCAGGAGATTGTGGGCAAGAAGATTCTTTTCCAGGAGTTGGATATCCTCGATGAGGTGGCCCTGCAGACCCTCTTTCAGAAG cACCATTTTTCGGCTGTGGTGCATTTTGCAGGGCTGAAGGCTGTTGGGGAGTCTGTTGAGAAGCCTTTGATGTATTACAAGGTGAACCTTATGGGGACCATTCGGCTGCTGGAG ACAATGAAAGCACATGGGGTGAGGAACATCGTATTCAGCAGCTCAGCCACAGTGTACGGAGACCCTGCTTACCTCCCGCTGGATGAGAACCACCCGGTTGGGGGCTGCACCAACCCCTACGGCAAATCCAAGTACTTCATTGAGGAGATGATACGAGATCTGTGCAAGGCCGAGAAG GGTTGGAATGCTGTTCTCCTCCGCTATTTCAATCCCATTGGAGCCCATGAGTCAGGAAGAATCGGAGAAGATCCCCAAGGAATCCCCAACAACCTGATGCCCTACGTTGCTCAA GTAGCAGTGGGGCGCCGGGAGCACCTGAGCGTGTTTGGGGATGATTATAAGACGGCCGATGGAACAG GTGTCCGGGATTATATCCATGTTGTGGATCTAGCCAAAGGTCACATTGCTGCTTTGAAGAAACTGAAGGAAAATTGTGGCTGCAAG ATCTACAACCTGGGTACAGGCACTGGCTACTCTGTCCTGCAAATGGTCAAAGCCATGGAGAAGGTGTCGGGAAGAGAG GTAAAGTACAAGATCACTGCACGGCGGGAGGGGGACATCGCTGCCTGCTACGCCGAtcccagcctggctgagcaggagctgggctggaaaGCTGCCTTTGGGCTGGATAAGATGT GTGAAGATTTGTGGCGGTGGCAGGTGCAGAATCCCACTGGCTTCAGCAACAACTAG
- the LYPLA2 gene encoding acyl-protein thioesterase 2 isoform X1, producing MCGNNMSVPLLADAVTVSGAERETAAVIFLHGLGDTGHSWADALSSIRLPYVKYICPHAPRIPVTLNMKMVMPSWFDLMGLSPDAPEDEAGIKKAAENIKAIIEHEIKNGIPAKRIVLGGFSQGGALSLYTALTSQHQLAGIVALSCWLPLHKAFPQAASNGVNKDIAILQCHGEMDPMIPVRFGALTAEKLKSVVAPSKVQFRTYPGVMHSSCPQEMMAVKEFIEKLLPRI from the exons ATGTGTGGTAACAATATGTCTGTCCCCCTCCTTGCTGATGCGGTGACTGTTTCAGGGGCAGAACGGGAGACTGCAGCG GTCATTTTTTTACATGGGCTCGGAGACACAGG GCACAGCTGGGCTGATGCACTCTCCTCCATCCGACTCCCATACGTGAAATACATCTGCCCTCATGC gccCAGGATCCCTGTAACCCTCAACATGAAGATGGTCATGCCCTCCTG GTTTGATCTGATGGGGTTGAGTCCAGACGCGCCTGAGGACGAAGCTGGAATCAAGAAAGCAGCTGAAAACA TTAAAGCAATTATCGAGCATGAGATCAAGAACGGCATCCCAGCCAAGCGCATCGTCCTCGGGGGCTTCTCGCAG GGCGGTGCCCTATCGCTATATACGGCGCTcacctcccagcaccagctggcTGGCATCGtggctctcagctgctggctcccGCTGCACAAGGCCTTCCCTCAG GCAGCAAGCAATGGTGTGAACAAGGATATCGCCATCCTGCAGTGTCATGGGGAGATGGACCCCATGATCCCTGTCCGCTTTGGAGCCCTCACTGCCGAGAAGCTGAAATCTGTCGTCGCCCCTAGCAAGGTTCAGTTCAGAACCTACCCTGGAGTGATGCACAGCTCCTGCCCGCAG GAGATGATGGCGGTGAAGGAATTCATtgagaagctgctgccccggATTTAA